A genomic region of Cannabis sativa cultivar Pink pepper isolate KNU-18-1 chromosome 1, ASM2916894v1, whole genome shotgun sequence contains the following coding sequences:
- the LOC133030814 gene encoding uncharacterized protein LOC133030814: protein MKCYLFSYTNKIVANLHFMICRFLTRASQLFGRKKREVSDVVARQAKEIEKLKAEVQSLKQQRNAAEQEEEGEVAGEAYVPQPYAPQDEVQPQTYAEEFISLNDQGILYNFDDNAALNQQVHLCSDNIDNIVARGYLYEHVGIIQVHCQNYDDSHARIMVSEILQEDAEIPVPIEECRYVRDVYQMFLPWPKHLILTTEGPLAQPPSRRDASKGKAPMLSPQGRGAREDDLFTEEKMALIPNSLKWMIHEFLRLKDKRDIITIPVPRGFIAPRTQITLSGEDLQQVATCDYIGNQGMLFGMMHIWESINGLRKIFKFYDPELLTVHGINDEEQSQSFDDAARRLANWLSLMNNNHQMFFIPWNIGMHWTLVVVTPRKIIHLNPLSGRPIPEVIEQMIRR, encoded by the exons atgaaatgttatttatttagttacacaaataaaatcgttgctaatttgcattttatgatttgtaggttcctgaccagggcatctcaactgttcggcaggaagaaaagggaagtgtctgatgttgtggctcggcaagcgaaggagattgaaaaattaaaagccgaagtccaatctCTTAAGCAGCAGAGAAAtgctgccgaacaagaggaagaaggagaggtggctggtgaggcgtatgttccacaaccatacgctcctcaggatgaggtacaaccacaaacttatgctgaggagtttatttccctcaacgaccaaggtatcctgtacaatttcgatgacaatgcggcccttaatcagcaagtacatctctgctctgacaacatcgacaacattgtggcccgagggtatttgtacgagcatgttgGTATAATCCAAGTTCACTGCCAGaactacgatgattcacatgcccggattatggtttcggaaatcctgcaagaggacgctgaaatcccagtcccaattgaagagtgcagatatgttagggacgtataccagatgttccttccttggcctaaacacttaattttaacaaccgag ggtccactcgctcaaccgccctcaagacgtgatgcgtcaaaggggaaagctccgatgctttctccacaaggccgtggtgcacgggaagatgacttgttcacggaagagaagatggcgttgatccctaattcgctaaaatggatgattcatgaattcctgaggctcaaagataaacgtgatataatcacaattcctgtcccccgaggattcattgcaccgcgtacccagatcacgttatctggagaggatttgcagcaggttgctacgtgtgactacatcggcaaccagggaatgctgtttggaatgat gcacatatgggagagcatcaacggtctgagaaaaattttcaagttttacgacccagagcttctcacagtgcatgggatcaacgatgaagaacagagtcagtcttttgacgatgcggcaagacgattggctaattggttatcattaatgaacaacaaccaccaaatgttctttattccttggaatatcgg gatgcattggacgctagtggtggttacgccaaggaaaattatccatttaaaccctttaagtggccgcccaattcccgaagtaatagaacaaatgatcagaaggtaa